Within Xiphias gladius isolate SHS-SW01 ecotype Sanya breed wild chromosome 14, ASM1685928v1, whole genome shotgun sequence, the genomic segment GCTCGGGCTCCGCGGAGAGGACGACAATGGTCCGTTATTAGTGGCGAGCCAGCGTTGGTAGCTGCTCTCGGCCTGCTCGTAGGCGCTGCGGTTGTACCAGATTCCCTCTGCCTGCATGCCCTGGAGGATGGGGCTTTGACCGTAGGAGCCTCTTGCCTCCATGGAGGAGCTCAACCACTCATCTTCAGCCCCAGAGCTTTGGCTCTCTGACTGGGACAAATGTGTGCGACGCCGCAGCCTCCCAAACTGGACGTTGTCTCCACTGATGATGCCTCTCTCCAGAGTGGGAACATTACCCTGCCTGAAAGCCCCGACTGGTACGGCGCGTTGAGGGGCACCTCTTTGCTGATGGTTTGGCAAAGACTGATCCATTTCTCTATTAAAGGGGTCTCTTCTCTACTCACTTATGTGACAGGTTtataaggagagaaaaaaagcaacaggtGGAAGCTGGAGCCATTAGTTCAGTGTGAAGTAAGCATCACAAAAGGAACTTGCTGGTtagaaacatcagaaaaagcTCATAAAACAGCTTATATGTGATGCCAATGTGG encodes:
- the LOC120799427 gene encoding uncharacterized protein LOC120799427 isoform X3, producing the protein MDQSLPNHQQRGAPQRAVPVGAFRQGNVPTLERGIISGDNVQFGRLRRRTHLSQSESQSSGAEDEWLSSSMEARGSYGQSPILQGMQAEGIWYNRSAYEQAESSYQRWLATNNGPLSSSPRSPSTRGSMTFHSRRTHNQQQDQGHPVRTVKASGTPHRRNSRGRHRTSSETEQGGKGSRGPNQRKRGLSETESRPRWDKYDTHGMGET